Proteins encoded by one window of Anopheles maculipalpis chromosome 2RL, idAnoMacuDA_375_x, whole genome shotgun sequence:
- the LOC126556208 gene encoding carbohydrate sulfotransferase 8-like yields the protein MGVSCIVYMFRKIKRHVKCQLFTLNISNVQACIGGIFVIVMVVICYLNFELIHNQFGGKPSSTDINKWRLNHLSNACKKMNNGGHTNLQPAFYLHSKNHSLVYCLVFKAGTSSWFYNFNSWAGYTEYEIMHIDNMYLARKFYPKENRLTLMQSMEHSFSFIIVRHPFERLMSAFEDRLASMKNAYYSRVAQAIYKRYHPMGRGTVSFRDFVQYILDEVEYNNSTIALDIHWCPINNLCTPCLAKYDFIIKLETYQQDVEAMVKAAKLQGIVKLAQINHVRKDSVQTLATKYFSQLTRDQMDKLYSIYEIDFELFGYSADTYFQIPKALV from the exons ATGGGTGTGTCGTGCATTGTGTACATGTTCCGTAAAATAAAGCGGCATGTAAAATGCCAACTCTTTACATTAAACATATCAAACGTACAGGCGTGCATAGGCGGAATTTTTGTAATCGTCATGGTGGTCATTTGTTACCTAAACTTCGAACTCATTCACAATCAGTTTGGTGGAAAGCCTTCCTCTACTGATATCAACAAATGGAGGCTCAATCATCTATCGAATGCTTGTAAGAAAATGAACAATGGAGGAC ACACTAACCTCCAGCCTGCGTTCTATTTGCACAGCAAAAATCACAGCTTAGTCTATTGCCTAGTTTTCAAGGCTGGCACAAGCTCCTGGTTTTACAATTTCAACTCATGGGCAGGATACACGGAGTACGAGATAATGCATATCGACAATATGTATCTGGCGCGTAAATTCTACCCCAAGGAAAACCGTCTCACATTGATGCAATCGATGGAACATTCTTTCTCGTTTATCATCGTCCGGCATCCGTTCGAACGGTTAATGAGTGcattcgaagatagactggcTAGTATGAAAAATGCCTACTATTCACGCGTTGCACAGGCCATCTACAAGCGTTACCATCCCATGGGACGGGGCACGGTTTCGTTTCGCGACTTTGTGCAGTACATTCTCGATGAAGTTGAGTACAATAACAGCACGATCGCGTTAGATATTCACTGGTGCCCTATTAACAACCTGTGCACACCCTGCTTAGCAAAGTatgattttataattaaattagaaACGTATCAACAGGATGTGGAAGCGATGGTAAAAGCTGCCAAACTGCAGGGAATAGTGAAGCTAGCGCAAATAAATCACGTTCGAAAGGATTCAGTTCAAACGCTTGCAacgaaatatttttcacaGCTCACGCGAGACCAAATGGACAAATTGTACAGTATTTATGAGATTGATTTTGAGTTGTTTGGATATTCGGCTGACACATACTTTCAAATACCTAAAGCATTAGTGTAA
- the LOC126568793 gene encoding trimethylguanosine synthase, whose amino-acid sequence MSASEVHWEPLAEIYLSHPLVLDKKKSIYCLCSRVFIKNCYDVYVSTLERGDSVPLITSMDTIAQTEPSSYTPTAVKAVESKGVGDDIEQSVQCLASGVACDEILDVLDRAEVDDVFIEEPLVKQLSFGRDGVRKMPSKWGDRDGGTTSDASCYFSASASHSDTNYCSTDEHEHAVLYASGGGSGLKTGNSTVRSIVTSGLHSSDSGADLSERIHERKLSLKDELLESGERNSGCGGGPAASSAVMERNNSLPEAFGREDLHDAWETYWSKHGEAIIWASWIEKYSDYINPEYLEPEDHDQATGTNTPHEKSEATPGTATEVDKDFSFDNDAITTTSMQIVVSACSPHPYTKSTYQMAHWPLHCGDGAADSSGCAGDDVLWYAHRSGSCENEALLSPRCDSVTSSIPLTVGTTDSMTNVTRMTISSYDFCSSKVSSDSSNLSESLSSEISNESSNSSDMLETEYLVGGNQTGAGAPIPPDEEAAMDGEQYWQILWQQHFQELYAKQYHHFMAEHAHDDQGAVCGERSTNSKYHKRKRNSNNGTSRGETSRSYQFQQSEHVLPEMVAEMRLTRGEEATEPKDGNDDQSSKDTKDAKPAESVEDLAAVLQSYGLPTAFGKPVAQSPAGDGGDERPPNEKPINLKRSHESDNEETPKERLKAAFELMGYCFSDPANETESIINLSGEVVYRKKHIRLHNRMLKMKHYKPKHTYFDDDGNELQAVGGIDKVDSAAPEALLLHTSSDDDETNPGTVGRASVRSSTILEYSQHPVTIEKDPDSLESGDGPAETVVDPSALASSESGCTLPVVASAKKEKKKKRKTKFVASLPADIANDRSLQKYWYKRFSLFSLFDAGIKLDRESWFSVTPEKVAAHTAERCRSDLIVDAFCGCGGNTIQFAFSCQKVIAIDIDPRKIEMAKHNATVYGVADRIEFIVGDFMQLADRLRADVVYLSPPWGGPGYLKEDVYDLEQSLLPVPATQLMQAAQRVSKNVALYLPRNSNTQQLTMLAGPNGAVEIEQNFLDRKLIALTAYYGELINE is encoded by the coding sequence ATGAGCGCTTCCGAGGTTCACTGGGAACCCCTGGCCGAGATTTACCTGTCGCATCCGTTGGTGTTGGATAAGAAGAAAAGCATTTATTGCCTGTGCAGTCGTGTATTTATCAAAAACTGCTACGATGTTTACGTGTCCACCCTGGAACGTGGTGATTCCGTGCCCTTGATTACATCGATGGATACCATCGCACAAACGGAACCATCGTCCTACACTCCGACGGCCGTAAAAGCGGTGGAATCGAAAGGTGTTGGTGATGACATAGAGCAAAGCGTACAATGTTTGGCCAGTGGCGTTGCATGTGACGAGattttggatgtactggaccGTGCTGAGGTGGACGATGTGTTTATCGAGGAACCACTAGTAAAGCAGCTAAGCTTCGGACGCGATGGTGTGCGCAAAATGCCTTCTAAATGGGGTGATCGCGATGGGGGCACTACCAGTGATGCCAGCTGTTACTTCAGTGCCAGCGCAAGCCACTCGGACACCAACTATTGTAGTACGGACGAGCACGAACATGCTGTGCTGTACGCTTCGGGCGGTGGATCGGGGCTGAAGACGGGCAACTCCACGGTGCGAAGTATTGTAACGTCCGGGCTGCATTCCAGTGATAGTGGCGCTGATCTGTCGGAAAGAATTCATGAACGGAAACTATCGCTCAAGGATGAGCTGCTTGAGAGTGGCGAACGCAATTCGGGATGTGGTGGTGGGCCAGCAGCATCCTCCGCAGTAATGGAGCGTAACAACAGTCTTCCAGAGGCATTCGGACGCGAGGATCTGCACGATGCATGGGAAACGTACTGGAGTAAGCATGGGGAAGCAATAATATGGGCGTCTTGGATTGAAAAATACAGCGACTACATCAATCCCGAGTACCTGGAGCCGGAAGATCATGACCAGGCCACCGGTACGAATACACCCCACGAGAAAAGTGAGGCCACGCCGGGAACTGCGACCGAGGTGGATAAGGATTTCTCGTTCGACAACGATGCAATAACGACCACGAGCATGCAGATCGTTGTGTCCGCCTGTTCACCCCATCCCTACACAAAGTCGACCTATCAAATGGCACACTGGCCATTGCATTGCGGAGATGGGGCAGCGGATAGCAGTGGTTGTGCCGGAGATGATGTACTTTGGTATGCTCACCGTTCTGGAAGTTGCGAAAATGAAGCTCTCCTAAGTCCACGGTGCGATTCGGTTACGTCGAGCATACCGCTTACGGTAGGCACTACCGATTCCATGACGAATGTTACGCGCATGACAATTTCAAGCTACGATTTCTGCAGCTCGAAAGTAAGCTCCGACAGCTCAAACCTGTCCGAAAGTCTTAGTTCGGAAATTTCCAACGAAAGCTCGAACAGCTCCGACATGCTAGAAACGGAATATTTGGTTGGTGGGAATCAAACTGGTGCCGGAGCACCAATACCGCCCGATGAGGAGGCTGCGATGGACGGAGAGCAATACTGGCAAATTCTGTGGCAACAACATTTCCAAGAGCTGTACGCGAAACAGTATCACCACTTTATGGCCGAACACGCGCACGACGATCAGGGTGCGGTTTGTGGCGAACGAAGCACAAACTCCAAGTATCACAAACGAAAGCGCAACAGCAATAATGGCACCAGTCGGGGTGAAACATCACGTTCCTATCAGTTCCAACAGTCGGAACATGTTCTTCCCGAAATGGTGGCGGAAATGCGGCTAACGCGTGGAGAAGAAGCGACCGAGCCTAAAGATGGAAATGACGACCAGAGTAGCAAAGACACAAAAGATGCAAAACCGGCAGAATCGGTTGAAGATCTAGCGGCGGTTCTACAGTCGTACGGTTTACCAACGGCATTTGGTAAACCGGTAGCACAATCACCGGCCGGTGATGGAGGCGACGAGCGACCACCGAACGAAAAGCCAATTAATCTGAAACGAAGTCACGAGAGCGATAATGAGGAAACTCCGAAGGAACGCTTGAAGGCAGCCTTTGAGCTGATGGGATACTGTTTCTCCGATCCGGCAAACGAAACCGAATCGATAATAAACCTTTCCGGCGAGGTTGTGTATCGCAAAAAGCACATTCGGTTGCACAATCGGATGCTGAAAATGAAACACTACAAACCGAAACACACGTACTTCGATGACGATGGGAATGAGCTGCAGGCAGTGGGCGGTATCGATAAGGTGGACTCTGCCGCTCCGGAAGCGCTGCTACTGCACACGTCTTCCGATGACGATGAaaccaatcccggcacggtaGGGAGAGCAAGCGTACGATCGAGCACGATTCTGGAATATAGCCAACATCCGGTGACTATCGAGAAGGATCCGGACTCGCTGGAAAGTGGTGACGGACCGGCGGAGACAGTCGTCGATCCATCGGCACTTGCTTCCAGCGAAAGTGGATGCACCCTACCAGTGGTGGCAAGCgccaaaaaggagaagaaaaagaagcgcaAAACCAAATTTGTGGCCAGTCTGCCAGCAGACATCGCGAACGATCGCTCACTACAAAAGTACTGGTACAAACGGTTTTCACTCTTTTCCCTGTTCGATGCGGGCATAAAACTGGATCGAGAGTCTTGGTTTTCGGTGACACCGGAAAAGGTGGCCGCACACACGGCTGAACGGTGCCGATCGGATCTGATCGTCGATGCATTCTGTGGCTGCGGAGGCAATACGATACAGTTTGCGTTCAGCTGCCAGAAGGTGATCGCCATCGATATCGATCCACGGAAGATTGAAATGGCCAAGCACAATGCGACGGTGTACGGAGTGGCGGACCGGATCGAGTTCATCGTTGGTGATTTTATGCAGCTAGCCGATCGTTTGCGGGCCGACGTTGTGTACCTTTCGCCACCGTGGGGTGGTCCAGGCTATCTAAAGGAGGATGTGTACGATCTGGAGCAATCGCTACTGCCAGTGCCGGCCACCCAACTGATGCAAGCGGCACAGCGTGTGAGTAAAAACGTTGCCCTCTACTTACCGCGTAATTCCAACACGCAGCAGCTGACGATGTTGGCCGGACCGAACGGAGCAGTCGAGATCGAACAGAACTTCCTCGATCGTAAGCTGATCGCACTGACCGCATACTATGGAGAGTTGATCAACGAATAG
- the LOC126567355 gene encoding carbohydrate sulfotransferase 11-like yields MVTLNRSFFMRSQLKRTIIAIIVVGILIWFGLVLFIDETVTKTVEEINRDRLLHLRETCERTNNGGKYTIETSFYIHVKNESLLYCLVFKSGTTTWFYNINRWAGFSEEKILDDKTDNFMLARQKYLWENPQVLLTSMKNTYSFIVVRDPFERLISAYEERLLGQLHPYFKNLSHHIYKLYHNDSNQYGIPSFQDFARFVVDQNRNSQPSDLHWRPINDLCTPCLARYDSIIKMETFGPDLAYLTNRTHLEGKIKPVHMNHARRDPIDRLIQKYFSQLTKQQFEDLYDLYRIDFELFQYSPAKYVKYIKQP; encoded by the exons atggtaACATTAAACAGGTCGTTTTTTATGCGTTCGCAGCTTAAACGCACAATAATAGCGATAATTGTCGTTGGCATACTAATATGGTTCGGTTTAGTGCTATTTATTGATGAAACTGTAACGAAAACCGTAGAAGAAATAAATCGTGATCGATTGTTACATTTACGCGAGACCTGCGAGCGCACCAACAACGGAGGAA AATATACAATAGAGACGTCTTTCTACATTCACGTGAAAAACGAGAGCTTGCTGTACTGCTTGGTGTTCAAGTCAGGTACTACTACCTGGTTTTACAACATTAATCGATGGGCCGGTTTTAGTGAGGAAAAAATATTGGATGACAAAACGGACAACTTTATGCTGGCCCGCCAGAAGTATCTTTGGGAAAATCCACAAGTGTTGCTTACGAGCATGAAAAACACCTACTCCTTCATCGTGGTGCGCGATCCGTTTGAACGCCTAATAAGCGCGTACGAGGAACGCTTGCTCGGACAGCTTCATCCTTACTTTAAAAACTTATCGCATCATATCTACAAACTTTACCACAATGATAGCAATCAGTACGGTATACCATCGTTTCAAGATTTCGCTCGATTTGTGGTAGATCAGAACCGCAACAGTCAGCCGTCCGATCTGCATTGGCGACCGATCAATGATTTGTGTACACCATGCTTAGCTAGATACGATTCCATCATCAAAATGGAAACGTTCGGACCGGATTTGGCCTACCTGACGAATCGTACTCACTTGGAGGGGAAAATTAAACCGGTGCACATGAACCATGCGCGCCGTGATCCGATAGATCGATTAATACAAAAGTACTTTTCGCAACTGACCAAACAACAGTTTGAAGATCTGTACGATTTGTATCGTATAGATTTTGAACTGTTCCAATACTCACCGGCTAAGTATGTAAAATATATCAAACAACCTTGA